Proteins encoded within one genomic window of Sulfurovum sp. XGS-02:
- a CDS encoding 1-acyl-sn-glycerol-3-phosphate acyltransferase: MKIFATIRFYWGAFVISFNTAVFMIPALMLFGKYKSTIVHHINRLTLFMMGGRLAQEGTMDTSADMYVMNHQGIVDIIGLEALQNNHLRWVAKKELFETPWFGNLLRHGEMISLDRQNKAGLIKLIKDVQESKEVYHRPVAIFPEGTRTNKQPLLPFKQGTKLIAEKLGLRIQPIVITGSKWVLNEHVRTAHSGTVKYTFLPSFTVDSDDKEWFDTLRENMQKVIDDEFSNNHCSR, translated from the coding sequence ATGAAGATCTTTGCGACCATTAGGTTTTACTGGGGTGCATTTGTCATCTCATTTAATACCGCTGTTTTTATGATACCTGCTTTAATGCTGTTCGGTAAGTACAAAAGTACCATTGTGCATCACATCAACCGTCTGACGCTTTTTATGATGGGTGGCAGATTGGCCCAGGAAGGCACGATGGATACCAGTGCAGATATGTATGTCATGAACCACCAGGGAATCGTAGATATCATCGGACTTGAAGCTTTGCAGAATAACCATCTTCGCTGGGTTGCTAAGAAAGAGCTTTTTGAGACACCATGGTTCGGTAATCTTTTACGTCATGGAGAGATGATCTCACTGGACCGTCAAAATAAAGCCGGTTTAATAAAACTCATCAAAGATGTACAAGAGTCTAAAGAGGTCTACCATCGTCCTGTAGCTATCTTCCCTGAAGGTACCAGAACAAATAAACAGCCTTTACTTCCTTTTAAACAAGGCACTAAGCTCATAGCAGAGAAGCTGGGGTTGCGTATACAGCCCATCGTTATCACAGGCAGTAAATGGGTCTTAAATGAACATGTCCGGACCGCTCACAGCGGTACTGTAAAATATACCTTTTTACCTAGTTTTACTGTGGACAGTGATGATAAAGAGTGGTTTGATACACTTAGAGAAAACATGCAAAAGGTTATAGATGACGAGTTTAGCAACAATCATTGCAGTCGCTAG
- the crcB gene encoding fluoride efflux transporter CrcB, whose protein sequence is MTSLATIIAVASGGAIGATLRLLINGAVNKHFIHALPLGTLAVNFIGSLIIGMLFAYFHLNTSLSPHVKTFLVTGILGALTTYSTFAIESFFLLEAGHYLHAFANMALNLFGTILLAGIGYLLIMQISK, encoded by the coding sequence ATGACGAGTTTAGCAACAATCATTGCAGTCGCTAGCGGCGGTGCTATAGGTGCCACACTGAGACTGCTTATCAACGGGGCAGTCAATAAGCACTTTATCCATGCACTTCCATTGGGAACATTGGCAGTGAATTTCATAGGAAGTCTGATCATAGGTATGCTTTTTGCTTATTTCCATCTGAACACTTCTCTGTCACCTCATGTAAAAACGTTTTTAGTGACAGGTATACTAGGTGCACTGACCACCTACTCTACCTTCGCTATAGAGAGCTTCTTTTTACTGGAAGCAGGACATTACCTCCATGCCTTTGCCAACATGGCGCTTAACCTTTTTGGTACCATACTGCTTGCAGGTATCGGGTATCTTCTCATTATGCAAATTTCAAAATAG
- the mrtJ gene encoding JDVT-CTERM system glutamic-type intramembrane protease, with protein MNKTHIQYGAAILAAPLFVLFYNYIFQHQSVDIERLFSDTNSLFFLIVFYPVIEELAFRGVIQEYIASKTEQYPSIFFLTVANIMTSVLFVLIHFVHHTPVWALLVFVPSLIFGYFKDQYNNIVPSIFLHMFYNFCSVFMIIS; from the coding sequence GTGAATAAAACACATATACAATATGGAGCAGCTATTCTAGCTGCTCCTCTTTTTGTTCTTTTCTATAACTACATTTTTCAACATCAATCAGTTGATATAGAACGATTATTTTCCGATACAAACTCTCTTTTTTTTCTTATCGTATTTTATCCGGTGATCGAGGAGTTGGCTTTTCGTGGGGTAATACAGGAGTATATCGCTTCAAAAACGGAACAATACCCTTCCATTTTCTTTTTGACAGTGGCTAATATAATGACATCAGTACTTTTTGTTTTGATACATTTTGTACATCATACACCTGTTTGGGCACTGTTGGTATTTGTGCCTTCTTTGATCTTTGGGTATTTTAAAGATCAGTATAATAACATAGTGCCTAGTATATTCCTGCACATGTTTTATAACTTCTGTTCTGTGTTTATGATCATATCGTAA
- a CDS encoding choice-of-anchor F family protein yields MKKNYKNKILGMSAAAAMLLSSSAYAGKIITDTDTQGWNELTQYGFGGWNLENVVVNITSDQNFSNIIYGDIFPDPTSTDGSYPTMDDTMSFESIISVGGEERGKLHGKDWPVGEPTGIKIINGDLNTHNGKPENCIMTTSYLAAEDNGGINGYLDSDTPAPTTCSSPFQTHKRFKVNMTENTVVDHNTTTGYGKPVELVFNLDPTDESTENTRYQVFQKINNYTGKRLEGYKIEVLDENGTVKPDDLTLSIGLLENPKATGDVNIWDVEDMANFSHGLWGPKTYEEPEPHFPTDGFFDSKRAGFVVAESGHGTPELVGGPDTLGSNYEALFGMWLPSKWQPIGIFFDDDNDPTTDAELVAFWGTVPNAPEGTAPAWHKGKDYVNDANSWAEPSPEELLTWMTDPLYAQGNIEDTLNLGLNYIVNVGKNSNIGDTFTIRITPRVAADQTAPNYIMDDNVTYIMPSTDYNGTDTHLVISPAPYFNLDTNLSVGVADTNVTGATDSVIDEVIVVLTASNGDEENLTLTETDVNSSIYVGTIATDTNTVATQDTIVNVVNGTVVTATYKGLTAETTATDGIVTPPVTDPDLVPSSGGGGCTYNPDSKHFDMMFLVMMALGLFYPFRRRFIK; encoded by the coding sequence ATGAAAAAAAACTATAAAAATAAAATTTTAGGTATGAGTGCTGCGGCAGCAATGCTGCTTAGCTCAAGTGCATATGCAGGGAAGATCATTACAGATACTGATACACAAGGTTGGAATGAATTGACCCAGTATGGTTTTGGTGGATGGAACTTAGAGAATGTAGTTGTGAATATTACAAGTGATCAAAACTTTAGTAATATTATTTATGGTGATATTTTCCCTGATCCTACGAGTACGGATGGCAGTTATCCGACAATGGATGATACAATGTCTTTTGAATCTATAATTAGTGTTGGTGGTGAAGAGAGAGGTAAGCTTCATGGGAAAGACTGGCCGGTAGGTGAACCCACAGGTATCAAAATTATCAATGGTGATTTGAATACACACAATGGAAAACCTGAAAATTGTATCATGACAACTTCATACTTGGCAGCAGAAGATAATGGAGGGATAAATGGATATCTTGACAGTGATACACCAGCACCTACAACATGTTCAAGTCCATTCCAGACACATAAACGTTTCAAGGTCAATATGACTGAAAATACGGTTGTAGATCATAATACTACCACTGGATATGGAAAGCCTGTAGAGCTTGTATTTAATCTTGATCCAACTGATGAAAGTACTGAAAATACTAGATATCAAGTTTTCCAAAAGATCAATAACTATACTGGCAAGAGATTAGAGGGATATAAGATCGAAGTATTAGATGAGAATGGAACAGTAAAACCTGACGATCTTACACTTTCTATTGGACTTCTTGAAAATCCTAAAGCAACAGGTGATGTAAATATTTGGGATGTGGAGGATATGGCAAACTTTTCTCATGGCCTATGGGGACCTAAAACATACGAAGAACCAGAGCCACATTTTCCTACAGATGGTTTCTTTGATTCAAAAAGAGCAGGTTTTGTTGTTGCTGAGTCAGGACATGGAACACCAGAACTCGTAGGTGGGCCTGATACACTGGGCAGTAATTATGAAGCACTCTTTGGTATGTGGTTACCTTCCAAATGGCAGCCAATCGGTATATTCTTTGATGATGACAATGATCCAACTACTGATGCAGAACTTGTAGCGTTCTGGGGTACAGTACCAAATGCACCTGAAGGTACAGCTCCTGCATGGCATAAGGGTAAGGATTACGTAAATGATGCTAATAGTTGGGCTGAGCCTTCACCGGAGGAGTTACTGACTTGGATGACTGATCCATTGTATGCACAAGGAAATATTGAAGATACACTTAACTTAGGGTTAAATTATATTGTGAATGTTGGGAAAAATTCTAATATAGGTGATACATTTACTATACGTATTACACCACGTGTTGCAGCAGATCAGACAGCTCCTAATTATATTATGGATGATAATGTAACGTATATTATGCCATCGACAGATTATAATGGTACAGATACACATCTTGTTATCAGTCCGGCACCGTATTTTAATCTAGATACTAACCTATCTGTGGGTGTAGCAGATACTAATGTGACAGGGGCGACTGATAGTGTAATCGATGAAGTAATAGTTGTACTTACAGCAAGTAATGGTGATGAAGAAAACCTTACACTGACAGAAACGGATGTTAACAGTTCTATATATGTGGGAACTATAGCGACTGATACAAATACTGTTGCTACACAGGATACAATCGTTAATGTGGTGAATGGAACTGTTGTAACAGCTACCTATAAAGGACTCACTGCAGAAACTACAGCAACAGATGGAATTGTTACACCACCAGTTACAGATCCAGATCTAGTTCCAAGCAGCGGTGGTGGAGGTTGTACATACAACCCTGACAGCAAGCACTTTGATATGATGTTCTTAGTAATGATGGCTCTTGGATTATTCTATCCATTCAGAAGAAGATTTATCAAATAG
- a CDS encoding c-type cytochrome, with amino-acid sequence MRFIKTGVSLLAVSVLSASPAQNIYVQKCASCHGANGDMKAMGTSRSIKEMPVEEIEKALINYASGERKAMPFVKSVKKDFMNKYTKEEVHGLANYIHGLNK; translated from the coding sequence ATGAGATTCATAAAAACAGGCGTATCACTTTTAGCAGTAAGTGTTCTTTCTGCATCACCTGCACAGAATATCTATGTGCAAAAGTGTGCAAGCTGTCACGGTGCAAACGGAGATATGAAAGCTATGGGAACTTCTAGGTCGATCAAAGAGATGCCGGTCGAAGAGATAGAAAAAGCGCTCATAAACTATGCATCAGGAGAAAGGAAAGCGATGCCTTTTGTTAAAAGTGTAAAAAAAGATTTTATGAACAAATATACCAAAGAAGAGGTGCATGGGCTTGCTAACTATATTCATGGGCTGAATAAGTAG